In Streptomyces sp. NBC_01439, the following are encoded in one genomic region:
- a CDS encoding DUF317 domain-containing protein has translation MEALLNPHHPRYPSTPNPAGPAYWVTPRHLAGDDGILADRITGLLAEAGWTSWTTARSTWLFLSPSRLCGAEWILPDNLFRLGDLPVAWQVSARPAADSALAEWNAYFTAGTPHEAVADFLLAVEARTDPALNYDGPDAVLGALTALGWARDVDRPETTAWDPGLSAGFTWGPTPAEIQDADPRPDLLGWQAWAEPALGAPYQWAATFSPSVPHDLVAAFAASLASPAPVLRRSLPEGTEGRLILTRAH, from the coding sequence CTGGAGGCGCTGCTGAACCCGCACCACCCCCGCTACCCGTCCACCCCCAACCCCGCCGGCCCCGCGTACTGGGTCACGCCCCGCCACCTGGCTGGCGACGACGGCATCCTCGCCGACCGGATCACCGGCCTGCTCGCCGAGGCGGGCTGGACCAGCTGGACCACCGCCCGCAGCACCTGGCTGTTCCTCAGCCCCAGCCGACTGTGCGGCGCCGAATGGATCCTCCCCGACAACCTCTTCCGCCTCGGAGACCTCCCCGTTGCCTGGCAAGTCTCCGCCCGCCCAGCCGCAGACAGCGCACTGGCCGAGTGGAACGCCTACTTCACCGCCGGCACCCCCCACGAAGCCGTCGCGGACTTCCTCCTCGCCGTCGAGGCACGCACCGACCCGGCCCTCAACTACGACGGCCCCGACGCCGTCCTCGGCGCGCTGACCGCACTCGGCTGGGCCCGCGACGTCGACCGGCCCGAGACCACCGCCTGGGACCCCGGCCTGTCCGCCGGCTTCACCTGGGGACCCACCCCGGCGGAGATCCAGGACGCCGACCCGCGCCCGGACCTGCTGGGCTGGCAGGCGTGGGCTGAGCCCGCACTCGGAGCCCCATACCAGTGGGCCGCCACCTTCAGCCCCAGCGTCCCGCACGACCTCGTCGCCGCGTTCGCCGCGTCCCTGGCCTCACCCGCCCCGGTCCTGCGCCGCAGCCTCCCCGAGGGCACCGAGGGCCGCCTCATTCTCACCCGGGCTCACTGA
- a CDS encoding DUF317 domain-containing protein, with product MAAEGSKHGFATTIEALRLRSWQLGPGQPSSVIDQFTAEDFNLIVDDRADLHISSKDGRFYLGWFPAGRPGTDGEGWKLAVTGLAGFPGYHVSFDVETPAEVVAAAVSHVLATSCPVTLG from the coding sequence ATGGCTGCGGAAGGCTCGAAACACGGGTTCGCGACGACGATCGAGGCGCTGAGGCTCCGCTCCTGGCAGCTCGGCCCCGGCCAGCCGTCCAGTGTGATCGACCAGTTCACCGCCGAGGACTTCAACCTCATCGTGGACGACCGGGCCGATCTCCACATCAGCAGCAAGGACGGCCGCTTCTACCTCGGCTGGTTCCCCGCCGGACGCCCCGGCACCGACGGCGAGGGCTGGAAACTCGCGGTCACTGGCCTCGCCGGCTTCCCTGGATACCACGTGTCGTTCGACGTCGAAACGCCCGCAGAGGTCGTTGCAGCCGCCGTCTCGCACGTCCTGGCCACTTCCTGCCCTGTGACCTTGGGCTGA
- a CDS encoding endonuclease domain-containing protein: protein MISPEEIEQIMTRIEGDGEFCDCGAWAARLVRGRECPGCYRMRRGIEKYGLTIPKYNAIWRAQSFRCALCGDNEEPCDGGIPHVEPRPWQIDHNHECCGMKGSSNRCCVRGILCRPCNLNELAPYERKRRRGAGFAVPDIDAYLANPPARRPEARVIRGRDDAYLPTSWAFIHDAEVAKQGYVR, encoded by the coding sequence ATGATTTCCCCCGAAGAAATCGAGCAGATCATGACGCGGATCGAAGGAGACGGTGAATTCTGCGACTGTGGGGCATGGGCGGCCCGCCTGGTACGGGGCCGTGAGTGCCCGGGGTGCTACCGGATGCGCCGGGGCATCGAGAAGTACGGGCTCACCATCCCCAAGTACAACGCCATCTGGCGCGCGCAGAGTTTTCGGTGCGCCCTCTGCGGGGACAACGAGGAGCCCTGCGACGGCGGTATCCCTCACGTCGAACCACGCCCCTGGCAGATCGATCACAACCATGAGTGCTGCGGCATGAAGGGCTCCAGCAACCGCTGCTGCGTTCGCGGGATCCTCTGCCGCCCCTGCAACCTGAATGAGCTGGCGCCGTATGAGCGCAAGCGCCGTCGCGGCGCCGGCTTTGCAGTCCCGGACATCGACGCCTATCTCGCCAACCCGCCGGCGCGCCGCCCAGAAGCCCGTGTCATCCGCGGCCGCGACGATGCCTACCTGCCGACCTCCTGGGCCTTCATTCACGATGCGGAGGTGGCTAAGCAAGGGTATGTGAGGTAG
- a CDS encoding DEAD/DEAH box helicase, which yields MDRTLDPAALATALGEYRPGGVLPSAQDLLAAITQLEIAAFGSDQEIPEDVLATAWLLHGLAAVEPESPGFDPTRTRRALAVSAHVMDLALADERHSPTERLRIAFAAQTGYRRCEQEPNATAVYRQVKSLVNFTSSLPAHIDTLSLEAGVLFLGFDRPDLNRALSAWRRQFAELRELMDGDPLAGTMYGPAEAVVEAVHLLRLFLSFGGPDRLQNAEELLGSVLDGRAGRSDPSARWVAAHLLGLSGEMAASSLYTLLPEGTPDAVALTFAQSDPPVMTLWPPQRKLLNLERGNPVDPATGRSLISVPTSAGKTLMAQLVICTHLAQRPGRVVYVSPMRSLGREMRAALRGRLRLLERKLVAEQPDFPLADGGGSLVGDVDIVTPERLMHMIRNDPGAALDEVSLVVVDEAHHLAQGRRGFVLESLLALLRTRSDVRLVLLSAAVGNRGALASWLDPERPAEEVYFTDDWRGPRRLHGLMYPRLLKGQAERTPRKPSKNQPSTTRATVPVAPRLDVRPTAASGIFGRTFPGVGTRAYASPDSWQWKAATKLSGGITDYEVFAAGAAALTRAGSVLMVVASKVMARNAAHAMADHLDVRPEAAALTEFLAETLGEHHPLVDCTRHGVAFHHADLPDDVLHAVEQGLRDGDLLAIASTTTLTDGVNLPVRTVIINHSVEGDPTRGNQRGLSPAKLLNAIGRAGRAGRESEGWVILTRPYPPGAAEFETLNPDSERLTVTSELLSEDALRSLAHAEWQLHNSLDGLFGVVGTVAADFATFVWLVLQTHAEILHAPGGRLDPVRSLLAMEQANDPSVPARWMAFARKVSAVYDATDPVSTRRWASTGTSIGSARFLDKVAGRLAEQLVAYAVPEDAPDEISVFFEPPEWPLEQTLGFLTEQGAFTDLLQTPETYRSWKLTTQVTPSFRGDVPIGGAVRDWISGTSIPELARTWMPDGMPPHPQMLELTVQSIKQAFEHAISWTAGALINLVNTHPLLTPTTPRLFAQTAWHIRHGVDTDQAITLLTSGITSRRLAHQIGRAAAEAGIGSGELRTWVADQQIDGWVNAYKANAYEVEDLLDYVSKPANPLNELLRGRPVTIPLARVGPGTGDGPVTLAHPGKMPATIMVKRDGNQIAAIPAAWHHAVLTMIDSGLDLTHHLEAEQLVITSAMASR from the coding sequence GTGGACCGCACTCTAGATCCGGCTGCACTCGCCACCGCCCTCGGCGAATACCGCCCCGGCGGGGTCCTGCCCTCGGCACAGGACCTGCTGGCAGCCATCACCCAACTGGAGATCGCCGCCTTCGGCAGTGACCAGGAGATCCCGGAGGACGTGCTGGCCACGGCGTGGCTCCTGCACGGACTGGCCGCGGTCGAGCCTGAGTCTCCTGGGTTCGACCCGACGCGGACCCGGCGGGCCCTCGCGGTCAGCGCGCACGTGATGGATCTGGCCTTGGCCGACGAGCGACACTCCCCGACCGAGCGGCTGAGGATCGCCTTCGCCGCCCAGACCGGGTACCGCCGGTGTGAGCAAGAGCCCAACGCCACCGCCGTCTACCGCCAGGTCAAGAGCCTGGTGAACTTCACTTCCTCGCTCCCGGCGCACATCGACACTTTGTCCCTGGAGGCCGGTGTCCTGTTCCTGGGGTTCGACCGGCCCGATCTGAACCGGGCCCTGTCCGCGTGGCGTCGGCAGTTCGCGGAGCTCCGTGAGCTGATGGACGGCGATCCCCTCGCGGGCACGATGTACGGACCTGCCGAAGCTGTCGTCGAAGCGGTCCACCTCTTGCGCCTGTTTCTCTCATTCGGCGGTCCGGACCGCCTGCAGAACGCAGAGGAGCTGCTGGGCAGTGTGCTCGACGGCCGGGCCGGCCGCAGTGATCCGTCGGCCCGGTGGGTCGCGGCCCACCTCCTCGGCCTGAGCGGAGAGATGGCCGCCAGCAGCTTGTACACGCTGCTCCCGGAGGGAACTCCGGACGCGGTTGCCCTGACCTTCGCGCAGTCCGATCCGCCGGTGATGACGCTGTGGCCCCCTCAGCGCAAGCTGCTGAACCTGGAGCGGGGCAACCCGGTTGACCCCGCCACAGGCCGGAGCCTGATCAGCGTGCCCACCAGCGCGGGTAAGACTCTGATGGCCCAGCTAGTGATCTGTACCCACCTGGCGCAGAGGCCCGGCCGCGTGGTCTATGTGTCGCCGATGCGCAGCCTGGGCCGGGAGATGCGGGCCGCGCTGCGGGGCCGGCTGCGGCTGCTGGAGCGCAAGCTGGTCGCCGAGCAGCCGGACTTCCCGCTCGCCGACGGCGGCGGTTCCCTCGTCGGGGACGTGGACATCGTGACCCCGGAGCGGCTCATGCACATGATCCGCAACGACCCGGGCGCAGCGCTGGACGAGGTCAGCCTGGTCGTCGTCGACGAGGCCCACCACCTCGCGCAGGGCCGGCGTGGTTTCGTGCTGGAGAGCCTGCTCGCCCTTCTGCGGACCCGCTCCGACGTCAGGCTGGTGCTGCTGTCCGCCGCTGTGGGCAACCGGGGTGCGCTGGCGTCGTGGCTGGACCCGGAGCGGCCGGCGGAAGAGGTGTATTTCACCGACGACTGGCGCGGGCCGAGGCGCCTGCACGGCCTCATGTACCCGCGGCTACTCAAGGGCCAGGCCGAGCGCACCCCGCGTAAACCGAGCAAGAACCAGCCCTCCACAACCCGGGCCACAGTGCCGGTGGCTCCCCGGCTCGACGTCCGGCCGACCGCCGCCAGTGGCATCTTCGGCCGGACCTTCCCCGGTGTCGGCACCAGAGCGTATGCCTCTCCCGATTCCTGGCAGTGGAAGGCTGCCACCAAGCTCAGCGGCGGCATCACGGACTACGAGGTATTCGCCGCCGGGGCCGCCGCCCTGACCCGGGCTGGCAGCGTCCTGATGGTCGTCGCCAGCAAAGTCATGGCCAGGAACGCCGCGCACGCCATGGCCGATCACCTGGACGTCCGCCCCGAGGCTGCGGCCCTCACCGAGTTCCTGGCCGAGACCCTCGGCGAGCACCACCCCTTGGTCGACTGCACCCGCCACGGCGTCGCCTTCCACCACGCCGACCTTCCCGACGACGTTCTCCATGCCGTCGAACAAGGACTTCGTGACGGAGACCTGCTGGCCATCGCGAGCACCACCACCCTCACCGACGGCGTTAACCTCCCGGTGCGCACCGTCATCATCAATCACTCAGTCGAGGGTGATCCCACACGCGGGAACCAGCGCGGACTCAGTCCCGCGAAACTGCTCAACGCTATCGGCCGGGCCGGCCGGGCTGGGCGTGAGAGCGAGGGGTGGGTCATCCTCACGCGCCCCTACCCGCCCGGGGCCGCGGAGTTCGAGACGCTCAATCCCGACAGCGAGCGGCTCACCGTCACCTCCGAACTGCTCAGCGAAGACGCCCTGCGGTCACTGGCTCATGCTGAGTGGCAGCTGCACAACTCGCTCGACGGTCTGTTCGGTGTGGTGGGAACCGTCGCGGCCGACTTCGCCACGTTCGTATGGCTCGTCCTGCAGACCCACGCCGAAATCCTCCACGCACCCGGCGGCCGGTTGGACCCGGTGCGGTCGCTGCTCGCGATGGAGCAGGCCAACGACCCTTCGGTCCCGGCCCGCTGGATGGCGTTCGCGCGAAAGGTCTCCGCTGTCTACGACGCCACCGACCCTGTTTCGACCCGCCGGTGGGCCAGTACCGGAACCAGCATCGGATCCGCCCGCTTCCTCGACAAGGTCGCTGGACGCCTCGCGGAGCAACTCGTCGCCTACGCGGTCCCCGAGGACGCCCCGGACGAGATCAGCGTCTTCTTCGAGCCGCCCGAGTGGCCGCTGGAGCAGACCTTGGGCTTCCTTACCGAGCAGGGTGCCTTCACGGACCTTCTACAGACACCCGAGACCTACAGGAGCTGGAAGCTCACCACCCAGGTGACTCCCAGCTTCCGCGGTGACGTGCCGATTGGCGGCGCGGTTCGGGACTGGATCTCCGGCACCTCCATCCCGGAACTGGCCCGTACCTGGATGCCGGACGGCATGCCGCCCCACCCCCAGATGCTGGAGCTGACCGTCCAGAGCATCAAGCAGGCCTTCGAGCACGCGATCAGCTGGACAGCCGGAGCCCTGATCAACCTCGTCAACACCCATCCCCTGCTGACACCCACTACACCGCGCCTTTTCGCGCAGACGGCCTGGCACATCCGGCACGGTGTCGACACCGACCAGGCCATCACGCTGTTGACCTCCGGCATCACCTCCCGCCGCCTGGCACATCAGATCGGCCGTGCCGCGGCGGAGGCGGGCATTGGCTCCGGTGAGCTCCGAACCTGGGTCGCCGATCAGCAGATCGACGGATGGGTCAACGCGTACAAGGCCAACGCGTACGAGGTCGAGGACCTCCTCGACTACGTGAGCAAGCCAGCCAATCCGCTCAACGAACTGCTGCGAGGTCGCCCCGTGACCATCCCTCTTGCACGGGTAGGACCGGGCACCGGAGACGGGCCGGTCACCCTGGCCCACCCGGGCAAGATGCCGGCGACCATCATGGTCAAGCGCGACGGTAACCAGATCGCCGCCATCCCCGCCGCCTGGCATCACGCCGTCCTCACCATGATCGACAGCGGTCTCGACCTCACCCACCACCTTGAGGCCGAGCAACTGGTGATCACCTCTGCCATGGCCAGCCGGTAG
- a CDS encoding MSCRAMM family protein, with protein sequence MRTRTNSRRTAPAAVAAAATLTWAPSAWAEAPEPQPGHIEITKKDPGGDLLAGAEFSLLDTLNGTKALTGRTGKDGILRFEGVTPGVWRLKETNSGSPIHDLAPDQDIVVTPGQSAKLTVVDPFKPAEVTVTKKDRDTGKPLAGAVINITPQAGGGKPLTLTTGKDGTATTKIDVSARTGTSYTATEIKAPDGYQLNSTPVKISAKPGEKTTATFTNTKKDQLTNPPTTPTPTAPTTPSGTPTMTSTPTTSTTAPTSAAPQPTETASSTASPAPKGSLAQTGGGSTSWLLAGAGLLISAGGGALLALRRRREASQDGQPNG encoded by the coding sequence ATGCGTACCCGCACCAATTCCCGCCGCACCGCACCGGCAGCCGTCGCCGCCGCGGCCACCCTGACCTGGGCGCCGTCCGCCTGGGCCGAAGCCCCCGAACCGCAGCCCGGCCACATCGAGATCACGAAGAAGGACCCCGGCGGCGACCTCCTGGCCGGGGCAGAGTTCTCGCTGCTCGACACGCTCAACGGCACCAAGGCCCTCACCGGTAGGACCGGCAAGGACGGCATCCTGCGCTTCGAGGGCGTCACCCCGGGAGTGTGGCGGCTCAAGGAAACCAACTCCGGCAGCCCGATCCACGACCTCGCCCCGGATCAGGACATCGTCGTCACCCCCGGCCAGAGTGCCAAGCTCACCGTTGTCGACCCGTTCAAGCCCGCCGAAGTCACGGTGACCAAGAAGGACAGGGACACCGGCAAGCCGCTCGCCGGCGCCGTCATCAACATCACCCCCCAGGCCGGCGGCGGCAAGCCGCTCACGCTCACCACTGGCAAGGACGGCACCGCCACCACCAAAATCGATGTCTCCGCCCGCACCGGCACCTCCTACACCGCCACTGAGATCAAGGCCCCGGACGGCTACCAGCTCAACTCCACCCCCGTGAAGATCAGCGCCAAGCCCGGCGAGAAGACCACCGCCACCTTCACCAACACCAAGAAGGACCAGCTCACCAACCCACCCACCACCCCGACACCCACCGCACCGACCACACCGTCGGGCACCCCCACCATGACCAGCACGCCCACCACGTCCACGACTGCGCCGACCTCGGCTGCTCCGCAGCCGACCGAAACCGCGTCGAGCACCGCATCCCCCGCACCGAAGGGTTCCCTCGCCCAGACCGGCGGCGGCTCCACGTCGTGGCTGCTCGCCGGCGCCGGACTACTGATCAGTGCGGGCGGCGGAGCGCTGCTAGCCCTGCGGCGTCGCCGGGAAGCCAGCCAGGACGGCCAGCCGAACGGCTGA
- a CDS encoding DUF317 domain-containing protein produces MTDTSDIDGDVWVTPRYLAGSAANVDPAFKPLFDLGFDRHNDEYGNLYLASPDRKVRLGFLPEGEDDGIWRITAYQDPFAAPAWGVCFNDTAPTELVTAFTTALATAYTSGQGAYLHNGAHQNRFTAVAPLLNQGWELPYTGYGSALSLRSPDGMAGLEYATGPLDPAQEITTLQARWYMEGGPKGPRWYATASTETPVPLVTAVTTALADPAPVARWDSFLSPLLRPHVQLTPVVPPPPPAPTPLDVHRRTGTRPRPALTTTSVPRWTTSTRPAVRR; encoded by the coding sequence TTGACCGACACCTCCGACATCGACGGCGACGTGTGGGTAACTCCCCGCTACCTCGCCGGCAGCGCCGCGAACGTCGACCCCGCCTTCAAGCCGCTGTTCGACCTCGGCTTTGACCGCCACAACGACGAGTACGGCAACCTGTACCTCGCCTCCCCGGACCGCAAGGTCCGCCTCGGCTTCCTCCCTGAAGGCGAAGACGACGGCATCTGGCGCATCACCGCCTACCAGGATCCCTTCGCCGCCCCCGCCTGGGGCGTCTGCTTCAACGACACGGCCCCCACCGAACTGGTCACCGCCTTCACCACCGCACTCGCCACTGCCTACACCTCCGGCCAGGGGGCCTACCTCCATAACGGCGCACACCAGAACCGGTTCACGGCGGTTGCCCCGCTCCTGAACCAGGGTTGGGAACTCCCGTACACCGGCTACGGCTCCGCACTGTCCCTACGATCCCCCGACGGCATGGCCGGCCTCGAGTACGCCACCGGCCCACTCGACCCGGCCCAGGAGATCACCACGCTGCAGGCCCGCTGGTACATGGAAGGCGGCCCCAAAGGCCCCCGCTGGTACGCCACCGCCTCCACCGAAACCCCCGTGCCGCTGGTCACCGCGGTCACCACCGCGCTCGCCGACCCCGCCCCGGTCGCCCGCTGGGACAGCTTCCTCAGCCCACTGCTGCGCCCGCACGTCCAGCTCACCCCGGTCGTCCCGCCCCCGCCGCCGGCACCAACCCCGCTGGACGTACACCGCCGCACCGGGACAAGGCCACGGCCGGCCCTCACCACGACCAGCGTCCCCCGCTGGACCACCAGCACCCGCCCCGCCGTACGCCGCTAA
- a CDS encoding ATP-grasp domain-containing protein: MPNDQPAPVSAYTADQAACAAALLRTLTTRLHGLPADQAAALVRLLQAPGGLATDMRSLLEAARQSAPADKDPVLTDPRPLRQPTGRPVVLVVAPNDELYRGYCLTSVAAAYDTVVITPTPLTWEHPHVIDHEQADPYDLDSLITAGQALAARRPVVGVLTWNETLLVNTSRLARHLGLPGDRPGVMRACRDKATSRALFDRHQVPSATSVKAVTLAEAVAAAQAIGYPVVVKPAGQAGSVGVIRVDTPQQLPDAFAFATTGAQLHGGESTVVLVEEYLDGEEISVECVTHQGVTTPVAITRKQLGFAPYFEETGHSVDAADPLLPYVGPIAQAAVAALGVTSGIQHVEMRLTASGPRIVEVNARIGGDLIGKLVLLATGIDLPQAAADLALGRRPDLTPTRYQAAAIALLYPETSGTVTARGIDPALAGADWLHQTSWILEPGDRVTLPPEGDVDVARVGLVVVTAADADQARERLDTVTRNITITVAPAA; the protein is encoded by the coding sequence ATGCCCAACGACCAACCAGCACCCGTCTCGGCCTACACCGCCGACCAAGCCGCCTGCGCCGCCGCACTGCTCCGCACCCTGACCACCCGCCTCCACGGCCTGCCCGCCGACCAGGCCGCCGCGCTGGTCCGCCTGCTGCAGGCGCCCGGCGGCCTCGCCACCGACATGCGAAGCCTCCTCGAAGCCGCCCGCCAGTCCGCCCCCGCAGACAAGGACCCCGTCTTGACCGATCCCCGACCGCTCCGCCAGCCGACCGGACGCCCCGTCGTCCTGGTCGTCGCCCCCAACGACGAGCTGTACCGCGGCTACTGCCTCACCTCCGTCGCCGCCGCCTACGACACCGTCGTCATCACCCCCACCCCCCTCACCTGGGAACACCCCCACGTCATCGACCACGAACAGGCCGACCCCTACGACCTCGACTCCCTGATCACGGCCGGACAGGCCCTGGCCGCGCGCCGTCCGGTCGTCGGCGTGCTCACCTGGAACGAGACCCTGCTGGTCAACACCAGCCGCCTCGCCCGCCACCTCGGCCTGCCCGGCGACCGGCCCGGCGTGATGCGGGCCTGCCGCGACAAGGCCACCAGCCGCGCCCTGTTCGACCGCCACCAGGTGCCCTCCGCCACCTCGGTGAAGGCCGTGACCCTTGCGGAAGCCGTAGCGGCGGCCCAGGCCATCGGCTACCCGGTCGTCGTCAAGCCAGCGGGCCAGGCCGGCAGCGTCGGCGTCATCCGCGTCGATACCCCGCAGCAGCTCCCGGACGCCTTCGCCTTCGCCACCACCGGAGCCCAGCTGCACGGCGGGGAGTCCACGGTGGTGCTGGTGGAGGAGTACCTCGACGGCGAGGAGATCTCCGTCGAGTGCGTCACCCACCAGGGCGTGACCACACCGGTCGCCATCACCCGCAAGCAACTGGGCTTCGCCCCGTACTTCGAGGAGACCGGCCACAGCGTGGACGCCGCCGACCCGCTCCTGCCGTACGTCGGCCCCATCGCCCAGGCCGCTGTCGCCGCCCTGGGCGTCACCTCCGGCATCCAGCATGTGGAGATGCGGCTCACGGCGAGCGGACCGCGCATCGTCGAGGTCAACGCCCGCATCGGCGGCGACCTGATCGGCAAGCTCGTCCTGCTCGCCACCGGCATCGACCTGCCGCAGGCCGCCGCCGATCTCGCCCTCGGCCGTCGCCCCGACCTCACCCCGACCCGGTACCAGGCCGCGGCCATCGCCCTGCTCTACCCCGAGACCTCCGGCACCGTCACCGCCCGGGGTATCGACCCTGCCCTCGCCGGAGCCGACTGGCTGCACCAGACCAGCTGGATCCTCGAGCCCGGCGACCGCGTCACCCTGCCGCCCGAAGGCGATGTCGACGTCGCCCGCGTCGGCCTTGTCGTCGTCACCGCCGCCGACGCCGATCAGGCCCGCGAGCGCCTTGACACGGTCACCCGGAACATCACGATCACCGTCGCACCCGCCGCCTGA
- a CDS encoding MFS transporter, whose translation MTTELVIAGPRHALLPQLSLLRQIYLPRSADAAAFAMTTYGIPLIVLATTGSAALTGLAFALEWVPRLAAFSLAGAMVDRHGTKRVFRIASVLRALVVMAAAFLLPQVSGAAATVTVMALAAITGVVTEFSYIAAETAGATASRDAGERAHRVQSVLLGIDQTATLAGPAAAGFLLHWAGVTGTLTTIAACSLLGALLAPWHREPRQVDPAASALTGLATGWKTLISLPALAWLIAGLTVSNVATGMLQAAAPIIVVQHFGHSSAAVGVIWSAAAAASLLTVACCRFAIDRVGLWPTGAASALVAAAAGLAVSQAGTYTEFLVLTAVLMAGEGGMTVVLRTLRSHLIPEQVFGATLSITILVMLLPFPLAGILVALTPPALLGHVLTACAALQAIGLAAAFWRLRREPAMHHRHPATP comes from the coding sequence ATGACCACCGAGCTCGTGATCGCCGGCCCCCGGCACGCCCTCCTGCCGCAGCTGTCCCTGCTGCGCCAGATCTACCTTCCCCGCAGCGCGGATGCCGCAGCCTTCGCGATGACCACGTACGGCATCCCGCTGATCGTGCTGGCCACCACCGGCTCGGCAGCCCTGACCGGCCTGGCGTTCGCCCTGGAGTGGGTACCCAGGCTGGCCGCGTTCTCCCTGGCCGGGGCGATGGTCGACCGGCACGGCACCAAAAGGGTCTTCCGCATCGCCTCCGTGCTGCGCGCCCTGGTGGTGATGGCCGCCGCGTTCCTCCTGCCCCAGGTCAGTGGTGCCGCCGCGACAGTCACGGTGATGGCCCTCGCCGCCATCACCGGCGTGGTCACCGAGTTCTCGTACATCGCGGCCGAGACCGCCGGCGCCACCGCCAGCCGGGACGCGGGCGAGCGGGCGCACCGGGTGCAGTCCGTCCTGCTCGGCATCGATCAGACCGCCACCCTCGCAGGACCCGCCGCCGCGGGATTCCTCCTGCACTGGGCCGGGGTGACCGGCACCCTGACCACCATCGCCGCCTGTTCCCTCCTCGGCGCGCTCCTCGCCCCCTGGCACCGCGAGCCCCGCCAGGTGGACCCAGCCGCTTCCGCCCTGACCGGACTGGCCACCGGCTGGAAGACCCTCATCTCCCTGCCGGCGCTCGCCTGGCTGATCGCCGGCCTCACCGTCTCCAACGTGGCCACCGGCATGCTCCAGGCCGCCGCCCCGATCATCGTCGTCCAGCACTTCGGGCACTCCAGCGCCGCCGTCGGCGTCATCTGGTCCGCAGCCGCAGCAGCCTCCCTCCTCACGGTCGCCTGCTGCCGCTTCGCCATCGACCGCGTCGGCCTGTGGCCCACCGGAGCAGCCAGCGCCCTCGTCGCCGCCGCGGCCGGCCTCGCCGTCTCCCAAGCCGGGACCTACACCGAGTTCCTGGTCCTCACCGCCGTGCTCATGGCCGGCGAGGGCGGCATGACCGTCGTGCTGCGCACCCTGCGCTCCCACCTCATCCCCGAACAGGTCTTCGGCGCCACCCTCAGCATCACCATCCTCGTGATGCTCCTGCCGTTCCCCCTCGCCGGCATCCTCGTCGCCCTCACCCCGCCGGCCCTCCTCGGCCACGTCCTCACCGCCTGCGCCGCCCTGCAAGCCATCGGCCTCGCCGCAGCCTTCTGGCGCCTGCGTCGCGAACCCGCCATGCACCACCGCCACCCGGCCACCCCCTGA
- a CDS encoding regulator yields the protein MNTSRTPASPTSWAADTLAHDGLIRLISEIDDNGPLQRRMLATTLHGLSRRQLTHATTTGRWLGLLRASRQGGNACYVLTSAGRDLAEVYDTAARWARAHHYPHPVSDFTTRVQATLTLLAQHPSATTADAGPDDEAARTLNSVRSALSQWAGDHGDALATNPVPGCAQDGMELAA from the coding sequence ATGAACACCTCCCGCACCCCGGCCTCCCCGACGTCGTGGGCCGCCGACACGCTGGCCCACGACGGGCTCATCCGTCTCATCAGCGAGATCGACGACAACGGCCCCCTCCAGCGGCGCATGCTCGCCACCACCCTGCACGGCCTCTCCCGCCGCCAGCTCACCCACGCCACCACCACCGGCCGATGGCTGGGCCTCCTTCGTGCCAGCCGCCAGGGCGGCAACGCCTGCTACGTCCTGACCAGCGCCGGCCGCGACCTCGCCGAGGTGTACGACACCGCGGCCCGGTGGGCCCGTGCCCACCACTACCCCCACCCGGTCAGCGACTTCACCACCCGCGTCCAGGCCACCCTCACCCTCCTCGCCCAGCACCCGAGCGCCACCACCGCGGACGCCGGGCCGGACGACGAAGCCGCGCGCACCTTGAACTCCGTACGGTCCGCCCTGTCGCAGTGGGCCGGCGACCACGGGGACGCCCTCGCCACGAACCCGGTGCCCGGTTGCGCGCAGGACGGGATGGAACTGGCGGCGTGA